A region from the Colwellia sp. PAMC 21821 genome encodes:
- a CDS encoding Y-family DNA polymerase — protein MYALVDAVSFYASAEKVFDPSIRNKPVVVLTNNDGCICAVCPIARRLGIPKFEPYFKVKWLLQKHGVVVRSSNYELYADLSERMMNVIARYSDNHYVYSIDESFLHFKNYGTLIKDWNKYGHEIRRAIWKETKLPVGVGFGTTSTLAKAANHAAKKLSGYNGVAVIDNFQSGKAILERMDVNEVWGIGRKISQRLKQQEIKTAYQLSTQCPKAMRKQFSVVTERTVNELNGISCLSWDDIREPKREIFSTRSFGLRIVDIHTLQSALATHGSIVAKKVRQQSSLVKKLMIFASSSPHDDNYYKQTMVYRFPVATDNSCDIAKAISLVLADIFVEGVRFYRCGVGAIELESRAFKQPDLFMPDNSNPVLMKCFDNINNRYGQGTLKLGAEGQSETWPMKRHFLSPQFTTSWRDIPKIHC, from the coding sequence ATGTATGCACTAGTTGATGCGGTCTCTTTTTATGCTAGCGCGGAAAAGGTATTTGACCCAAGCATAAGAAATAAACCTGTGGTTGTTTTGACTAATAACGATGGGTGTATTTGTGCTGTTTGTCCTATTGCTCGAAGACTCGGTATACCTAAGTTTGAACCGTATTTTAAAGTAAAGTGGCTACTTCAAAAACATGGTGTGGTGGTTCGTTCTTCTAACTATGAACTTTATGCCGACTTAAGTGAAAGGATGATGAATGTTATTGCTAGATATAGTGATAACCATTATGTGTATTCTATTGATGAGTCATTTTTACACTTTAAAAACTACGGAACATTAATTAAAGATTGGAATAAATACGGTCATGAAATAAGAAGGGCTATTTGGAAAGAAACCAAGTTACCTGTAGGTGTTGGCTTTGGTACTACGTCAACACTAGCAAAGGCGGCAAACCATGCGGCTAAAAAACTCAGTGGCTATAATGGTGTGGCGGTAATAGACAATTTTCAAAGCGGCAAAGCCATATTAGAACGGATGGACGTAAACGAGGTGTGGGGTATTGGTAGGAAAATATCTCAACGTTTAAAGCAACAGGAAATTAAAACAGCTTATCAATTATCGACTCAATGCCCTAAGGCTATGCGGAAACAATTTAGCGTTGTTACCGAACGAACCGTTAATGAATTAAACGGCATTAGTTGTTTGTCGTGGGATGACATTAGAGAGCCTAAGCGAGAGATATTTTCAACGCGTAGTTTTGGGCTACGTATTGTTGATATTCATACATTACAATCAGCGTTAGCAACGCATGGATCTATTGTCGCTAAGAAAGTAAGGCAACAGTCATCATTGGTTAAAAAACTGATGATATTTGCTTCTAGTTCGCCTCACGATGATAACTACTATAAACAAACGATGGTTTATAGGTTTCCAGTAGCCACTGACAATAGCTGTGATATTGCCAAAGCAATTAGCTTGGTGCTGGCAGATATTTTTGTTGAAGGTGTTCGTTTCTATCGTTGTGGTGTTGGTGCCATTGAATTGGAAAGCAGGGCGTTTAAACAGCCTGATTTATTCATGCCAGATAATTCAAATCCAGTGTTGATGAAGTGCTTTGATAATATTAATAACCGATATGGTCAAGGAACGCTAAAACTAGGTGCTGAAGGACAGTCGGAAACGTGGCCAATGAAACGACACTTCCTTAGCCCACAGTTCACTACAAGCTGGCGCGATATTCCGAAGATACATTGCTGA
- the umuD gene encoding translesion error-prone DNA polymerase V autoproteolytic subunit yields the protein MKVIPIYIEAGISGFESPAAEYKELGLSLDQLLIRHPNATFIGQASGQSMQGGGIFDGDLLIVDRSLTVRNGDIIVANFNGCFVCKLIDKPHARLLSASKEHAPVTIKPDDDFQLEGVVTRSIRLHHPAPELAACMH from the coding sequence ATGAAGGTAATACCTATTTATATCGAAGCAGGCATTTCAGGCTTCGAATCACCAGCGGCAGAATATAAAGAGCTTGGTCTGTCATTAGACCAACTTCTTATTCGCCACCCTAATGCTACTTTTATCGGTCAAGCCTCAGGACAGTCAATGCAAGGGGGTGGTATTTTTGATGGGGATTTGCTTATTGTCGATAGGTCGTTAACTGTTAGAAATGGCGACATTATTGTGGCTAACTTTAATGGCTGTTTTGTTTGTAAGTTAATAGATAAGCCACATGCTAGATTACTTTCTGCCTCTAAAGAACATGCACCTGTAACAATAAAACCTGATGATGACTTTCAACTAGAAGGAGTGGTTACACGCTCTATTAGACTTCATCATCCCGCACCTGAATTAGCCGCATGTATGCACTAG